Proteins encoded together in one Bacillota bacterium window:
- a CDS encoding ABC transporter ATP-binding protein: MIQTIGLTKDYGDFTAVKDLNLHVEKGEIYGFLGPNGAGKTTTILMLLGLVKPTRGEVRLFGKTLKEDYFGLKRRIGVVSEVQYMYEEMTAWEYLCFFADLYGVKDKARRVSELLERVQLYDWRNEMLRGYSKGMTQKIGVVRALLHDPDILIMDEPVSSLDPYGIKEVRDLIKDENQKGKTILISSHLLSEVERTCHRVGIMNAGTLVAEDTMDNIRTRLVDEIEIEVELEAAAPEILQAVSGLPFVKRVQLDGKILGVSTNPDKDYRLDISRAIAAVGGVVVGLNRKQMSLEDAFITITEKHISQLTGKEA; this comes from the coding sequence ATGATCCAAACCATCGGGTTAACCAAGGATTACGGGGATTTCACTGCCGTGAAGGACCTGAATCTCCATGTGGAGAAGGGAGAGATCTATGGTTTTCTGGGTCCGAACGGCGCTGGGAAGACAACCACCATTCTCATGTTGCTCGGGCTTGTGAAGCCTACTAGGGGCGAGGTGCGCCTTTTCGGAAAGACGCTCAAGGAGGATTATTTTGGCCTGAAGAGGAGGATAGGGGTTGTTTCAGAGGTTCAGTACATGTATGAAGAAATGACCGCATGGGAATACCTCTGCTTTTTCGCCGATCTTTACGGCGTCAAGGACAAAGCCAGGCGCGTTTCAGAGCTCCTCGAACGTGTGCAGCTTTACGACTGGCGCAACGAAATGCTGCGGGGGTATTCCAAGGGAATGACTCAGAAAATAGGGGTTGTGCGGGCATTGCTGCATGATCCTGACATCCTCATCATGGACGAGCCCGTCTCGTCGCTTGATCCCTATGGGATAAAGGAAGTCCGCGATTTAATCAAGGACGAAAACCAGAAAGGCAAGACCATTCTGATTTCATCTCATCTCCTCTCCGAAGTCGAGCGTACGTGCCACAGGGTTGGGATCATGAACGCCGGGACGCTTGTAGCGGAAGATACGATGGATAATATCAGGACCCGCCTGGTGGATGAGATTGAAATCGAGGTTGAGCTGGAGGCGGCAGCCCCCGAGATTTTGCAGGCGGTATCGGGGCTCCCGTTTGTGAAGCGTGTTCAGCTCGACGGCAAGATCCTGGGGGTCAGCACAAACCCGGATAAGGATTACCGGCTCGATATATCGCGGGCGATCGCGGCGGTAGGCGGCGTTGTCGTCGGCCTCAACAGGAAGCAGATGAGCCTCGAGGACGCTTTCATCACAATCACTGAGAAGCATATCTCACAGCTTACAGGGAAGGAGGCCTAG
- the bofA gene encoding pro-sigmaK processing inhibitor BofA, with amino-acid sequence MDWTVVVAYLFGLFLLCLLACILVVPLRFILKLIYNGIIGGILLWIINIVGRHFNIMIPVNPVTALVAGFLGIPGVVLLIALRYFLIG; translated from the coding sequence ATGGATTGGACGGTGGTCGTAGCCTACCTTTTCGGTCTTTTTCTTTTGTGCCTTTTGGCCTGCATTCTGGTCGTCCCGCTGAGATTCATCCTGAAGCTTATCTATAATGGAATCATCGGCGGGATCCTTCTTTGGATCATTAACATCGTAGGCAGACACTTCAACATCATGATCCCGGTCAATCCCGTAACTGCACTTGTAGCTGGCTTTCTTGGCATTCCTGGTGTAGTCCTACTTATAGCTCTAAGATACTTCCTTATAGGGTGA
- a CDS encoding YaaL family protein, with protein sequence MNKRLARVISALRLPVRNEGEPTDSETRWPSLADAVEKARREWLLAKSYFNSVTDPDLVDHAIYAARAAEKKYIYLLKKARQEDSSLPHRERVLPQNGDRRAEDFKATS encoded by the coding sequence ATGAACAAGCGACTGGCGAGGGTGATCTCTGCATTGAGGTTACCGGTTCGAAATGAGGGGGAACCCACGGATAGCGAAACCCGCTGGCCCTCCCTTGCCGACGCGGTTGAAAAAGCCCGGCGAGAATGGCTGCTAGCCAAGTCCTATTTCAATAGCGTCACAGATCCGGATCTTGTGGATCACGCTATCTATGCAGCGCGTGCCGCGGAAAAGAAGTATATTTACCTTCTGAAAAAGGCGCGGCAGGAGGATTCATCCCTACCTCATCGCGAAAGGGTACTACCCCAGAATGGAGACCGGAGGGCTGAAGACTTCAAGGCCACAAGCTAG